The Flavobacterium piscisymbiosum genome includes a region encoding these proteins:
- the aspS gene encoding aspartate--tRNA ligase, with translation MYRSHNCGELNASNINTEVTLAGWVQNSNDKGFINWVNLRDRYGITQLLFDKGRSNENVFEMAKTLGREFVIQVKGTVIEREAKNKNLPTGDIEILVTEMTILNAALTPPFTIEDKTDGGEDIRMKYRYLDIRRNPVKNSLLFRHKVAMEVRKYLSDLDFCEVETPYLIKSTPEGARDFVVPSRMNEGQFYALPQSPQTFKQLLMVGGMDKYFQIVKCFRDEDLRADRQPEFTQIDCEMAFVEQEDILNVFEGLTRHLLKEIKGIEVDKFPRITYDYAMKTYGNDKPDIRFGMEFGELNEFAQHKDFPVFNAAELVVGIAVPGAGNYTRKEIDGLIDWVKRPQVGASGMVYAKCNDDGTFKSSVDKFYDQDDLGQWAKITGAKPGDMIFVLSGPANKTRAQLSALRMELATRLGLRKPEEFAPLWVVDFPLLELDEESGRYHAMHHPFTSPKPEDMALLETEPGKVRANAYDMVLNGNEIGGGSIRIHDKATQQLMFKYLGFTEEEAKAQFGFLMDAFQFGAPPHGGLAFGLDRLVAILGGQETIRDFIAFPKNNSGRDVMIDAPAAIDDAQLKELHIKIDTI, from the coding sequence ATGTATAGAAGTCATAATTGTGGCGAGTTAAACGCCTCAAATATTAATACGGAAGTTACACTAGCGGGTTGGGTCCAAAACTCTAATGATAAAGGATTCATAAATTGGGTAAACTTACGAGATCGTTATGGTATTACTCAACTATTATTCGATAAAGGTCGTTCAAATGAAAATGTATTTGAAATGGCTAAAACTTTAGGTCGAGAATTTGTTATTCAGGTAAAAGGAACTGTTATTGAGCGTGAAGCTAAAAACAAAAATCTTCCTACTGGTGACATTGAAATTTTAGTCACTGAAATGACTATTTTAAATGCCGCATTGACACCTCCATTTACAATCGAAGACAAGACTGATGGTGGAGAAGATATCAGAATGAAATATCGTTATTTAGATATTCGTAGAAATCCGGTAAAAAATAGTTTGCTTTTCCGTCACAAAGTGGCAATGGAAGTTCGTAAATATTTATCTGATTTAGATTTCTGCGAAGTTGAAACTCCTTACTTAATCAAATCGACTCCGGAAGGCGCAAGAGATTTCGTTGTACCAAGCCGTATGAACGAAGGACAATTTTATGCTTTGCCACAATCACCACAAACTTTCAAACAATTATTGATGGTGGGCGGAATGGATAAATATTTTCAGATTGTGAAATGTTTCCGTGACGAAGATTTACGTGCAGACCGTCAGCCTGAGTTTACACAAATCGATTGCGAAATGGCATTTGTGGAGCAAGAAGATATTTTGAATGTTTTTGAAGGATTGACAAGACATTTACTAAAAGAAATTAAAGGTATCGAAGTAGATAAATTCCCAAGAATTACCTACGACTATGCCATGAAAACATATGGAAATGACAAACCGGACATTCGTTTTGGAATGGAGTTTGGTGAGTTAAACGAATTTGCACAACATAAAGATTTCCCTGTATTCAACGCTGCAGAATTAGTTGTTGGTATTGCAGTTCCCGGAGCAGGAAATTATACCCGTAAAGAAATTGACGGATTGATTGACTGGGTAAAACGTCCTCAAGTAGGAGCTTCAGGAATGGTGTACGCAAAGTGCAATGACGACGGAACTTTTAAATCATCTGTAGATAAATTTTACGATCAGGACGATTTAGGACAATGGGCAAAAATTACGGGAGCAAAACCTGGCGATATGATTTTTGTACTTTCTGGACCGGCTAATAAAACACGCGCTCAACTTTCTGCACTTCGTATGGAATTAGCAACTCGTTTAGGATTGCGTAAACCAGAAGAATTCGCTCCGTTATGGGTTGTAGATTTCCCGTTATTAGAACTTGACGAAGAAAGCGGACGTTATCATGCAATGCACCACCCATTTACATCTCCAAAACCAGAAGATATGGCTTTATTAGAAACTGAACCTGGAAAAGTTCGTGCTAATGCATATGATATGGTATTAAACGGAAATGAAATTGGAGGAGGATCAATTCGTATTCATGATAAAGCGACTCAACAATTAATGTTTAAATATTTAGGTTTTACCGAAGAAGAAGCAAAAGCACAATTTGGTTTCTTAATGGATGCTTTTCAATTTGGAGCACCGCCACACGGAGGTCTAGCATTTGGTCTTGACAGATTGGTTGCTATTTTAGGAGGTCAGGAAACAATTAGAGATTTTATTGCTTTCCCAAAAAATAATTCAGGACGTGATGTAATGATCGATGCACCTGCTGCAATCGATGATGCTCAATTGAAAGAATTACACATCAAAATTGACACAATATAA
- a CDS encoding TlpA family protein disulfide reductase has product MNKLFVTGLLIFSALNVIGQTKNQIKFTAKITNRNSDTLVIVGKDNFKQVIPINKKEVFAANFEAPKGFYVFSDGTESSRLYLKPNSEVNLTMNAKEFDETIVYKGKGVEESNFLAQQALRNEKLEEAYSKEPAEFAVILEAKNKTDKESLEKGSFDAEFVTAMKSNFERFNEFAIRNYESASKANKFTGKPSPDFDYENFKGGKTKLSDLKGKYVYIDLWATWCAPCRAEIPYLQKIEEKYHGKNIEFVSISIDKLKDNEKWKKFVTDKSLGGIQLFADKDWESEFVTSYGVTGIPRFIIVDPKGNVLSADAARPSSPELQTQLDSLLK; this is encoded by the coding sequence ATGAATAAACTTTTTGTTACTGGTCTGTTGATTTTTAGCGCTTTGAATGTTATAGGTCAAACCAAAAATCAAATTAAATTTACGGCTAAAATTACCAATAGAAATAGCGATACTTTAGTGATTGTGGGCAAGGATAATTTTAAACAAGTTATTCCGATTAATAAAAAAGAGGTTTTTGCAGCCAATTTTGAAGCTCCAAAGGGATTTTATGTATTTTCTGACGGTACAGAATCTTCTCGTTTGTACCTAAAACCAAATTCAGAGGTTAATCTAACGATGAATGCCAAAGAATTTGATGAAACGATTGTGTATAAAGGTAAAGGTGTTGAAGAAAGTAATTTTTTGGCACAGCAAGCTTTAAGAAATGAAAAATTGGAGGAAGCTTATTCTAAAGAACCAGCTGAATTTGCAGTAATATTAGAGGCTAAGAATAAGACAGATAAAGAAAGTTTAGAGAAAGGATCTTTTGATGCCGAATTTGTAACTGCAATGAAAAGTAATTTTGAACGCTTTAATGAATTTGCTATTAGGAATTATGAAAGTGCATCTAAAGCAAATAAATTTACCGGAAAACCTTCTCCTGATTTTGATTATGAGAATTTTAAAGGAGGAAAAACAAAACTTTCTGATCTAAAAGGAAAATATGTTTACATCGATCTTTGGGCAACCTGGTGTGCACCTTGTAGAGCTGAAATTCCGTATTTACAAAAAATAGAGGAAAAATATCATGGAAAAAATATTGAGTTCGTAAGTATTTCAATTGATAAATTGAAAGACAATGAAAAATGGAAAAAATTTGTAACAGATAAAAGTTTAGGCGGAATTCAATTATTCGCCGATAAAGATTGGGAATCTGAGTTTGTAACGAGCTATGGTGTAACCGGAATTCCGAGATTTATTATTGTTGATCCAAAAGGAAATGTTTTAAGCGCAGATGCTGCAAGACCTTCATCTCCAGAACTTCAAACGCAATTAGACTCATTATTGAAGTAA